In Arthrobacter sp. B3I9, the following are encoded in one genomic region:
- the phoU gene encoding phosphate signaling complex protein PhoU, translating into MRKVFQEELTQVGEQLVEISQLVSEAIGKAVTAFEGADVDLAEDVIAADARIDFLQNSLDERAIDILALQGPVASDLRMIVGSLRMSASLERMGDLARHLAQLARLRYPAAVIPASLQETFRSFAEQDLLIATKLTELLETRDLEVARDIMKANSAVNDLHLSVFKAIARNDWQESPATTVDVALASRYFERFADHGVSVAQKVTYLVTGAWQPNSIEHS; encoded by the coding sequence GTGCGTAAGGTTTTTCAGGAAGAGCTTACCCAGGTCGGGGAACAGCTCGTCGAGATTTCCCAGCTGGTCAGTGAGGCCATCGGTAAGGCCGTAACAGCCTTCGAAGGCGCCGACGTCGACCTCGCCGAGGACGTCATTGCCGCCGATGCCAGGATCGACTTCCTGCAGAACAGCCTCGACGAGCGCGCCATCGACATCCTGGCGCTGCAGGGCCCGGTCGCCAGCGACCTGCGCATGATCGTGGGCTCACTCCGGATGAGCGCTTCGCTGGAGCGGATGGGTGACCTCGCCCGTCACCTCGCCCAGCTGGCCCGGCTCCGTTACCCCGCGGCCGTGATCCCCGCTTCGCTGCAGGAGACGTTCCGCAGCTTTGCCGAGCAGGACCTGCTGATCGCCACCAAACTTACAGAGCTGCTGGAGACCCGCGACCTGGAGGTGGCCCGGGACATCATGAAGGCCAACAGCGCCGTCAACGATCTCCACTTGAGCGTCTTCAAGGCAATCGCCCGGAACGACTGGCAGGAATCCCCCGCCACCACGGTCGACGTCGCGTTGGCCAGCCGCTACTTTGAGCGCTTCGCGGACCACGGGGTCTCGGTGGCCCAGAAGGTGACTTACCTGGTCACCGGGGCGTGGCAGCCCAACAGCATCGAGCACAGCTGA
- the ispD gene encoding 2-C-methyl-D-erythritol 4-phosphate cytidylyltransferase, whose translation MDTATTPATAVILVAAGSGQRLGYGMPKARVPLGGEPILMHALRGIVASGVASQVCVALPEGDGVLRALCDDFRTELVDGGPLLTLVDGGASRADSVRAAMAVLEPGTQAVLVHDAARALTPESVFQRVVEALAAGAKAVIPVIPVVDTVKTVQPTTGDGAAIAPELVTGTAHRETLRAVQTPQGFDLATLRRAHEGAAGFDASEAAAVTDDAMLVERLGVPVHAVRGASQSLKITTPLDLIIAEGLLEGPLGVRWVEG comes from the coding sequence ATGGATACTGCGACAACCCCTGCCACCGCCGTCATCCTCGTCGCGGCCGGTTCCGGGCAGCGGCTGGGCTACGGCATGCCGAAGGCGCGCGTTCCACTTGGTGGCGAGCCTATCTTGATGCATGCCCTGCGGGGGATAGTGGCGTCGGGCGTCGCAAGCCAGGTGTGCGTGGCTCTACCCGAGGGCGACGGGGTGCTCCGTGCGCTCTGCGATGACTTCAGGACGGAACTGGTCGACGGCGGCCCGTTGCTTACCCTCGTCGACGGCGGAGCCAGCCGCGCCGATTCGGTCCGCGCCGCGATGGCGGTACTCGAACCCGGGACCCAGGCCGTGCTGGTGCACGACGCCGCACGTGCGCTGACGCCCGAATCGGTATTCCAGCGCGTGGTCGAGGCGCTGGCAGCCGGCGCGAAAGCCGTCATCCCGGTCATCCCGGTGGTGGACACCGTCAAAACCGTGCAGCCTACCACCGGAGACGGGGCCGCCATTGCCCCGGAACTGGTGACCGGCACGGCGCACCGGGAGACACTCCGGGCAGTCCAGACGCCGCAGGGCTTCGACCTGGCCACGCTGCGCCGCGCCCACGAAGGCGCCGCAGGATTCGATGCAAGCGAGGCAGCGGCGGTCACGGACGACGCCATGCTGGTCGAACGCCTCGGCGTTCCCGTCCACGCCGTGCGCGGCGCGAGCCAGTCGCTGAAGATCACCACGCCCCTGGACCTGATCATTGCCGAGGGCCTCCTCGAGGGGCCCCTCGGCGTGCGCTGGGTGGAAGGCTGA
- a CDS encoding CarD family transcriptional regulator, translating into MVFEVGETVVYPHHGAAKIEEIKMRTVKGEEKMYLKLKVAQGDLTIEVPAENVDLVGVRDVVGKEGLEHVFDVLRAEFTEEPTNWSRRYKANLEKLASGDVIKVAEVVRDLWRRDHDRGLSAGEKRMLAKARQILISELALAEKTDEEKAASVLDEVLAS; encoded by the coding sequence ATGGTTTTTGAGGTCGGCGAGACAGTAGTTTACCCTCACCACGGTGCAGCCAAAATTGAAGAAATCAAAATGCGCACTGTCAAGGGCGAAGAGAAGATGTATCTCAAGCTCAAGGTGGCTCAGGGTGATCTGACCATTGAAGTTCCAGCAGAAAACGTTGACCTTGTTGGGGTCCGGGACGTAGTGGGCAAGGAAGGCCTGGAGCACGTGTTTGACGTGCTGCGAGCCGAGTTCACTGAAGAGCCCACCAACTGGTCGCGTCGATACAAGGCAAACCTGGAGAAGTTGGCTTCCGGTGACGTCATCAAGGTTGCAGAGGTCGTCCGCGACCTGTGGCGCCGCGATCACGATCGGGGTCTTTCTGCAGGTGAGAAGCGCATGCTGGCCAAGGCTCGGCAGATTCTGATTTCAGAACTGGCGTTGGCTGAAAAGACGGATGAAGAGAAGGCCGCAAGCGTTCTCGACGAAGTCCTGGCTTCCTAA
- a CDS encoding PLP-dependent aspartate aminotransferase family protein has translation MSLSEEQAASLSAQTVVVAAGRPPRTRDQPVNPPLVLSSTYFGTGPLGDGDRGYGRYSNPTWDPFEEALAQLEGAELPGLLYASGLAAVSSALSLVPAGGVLVMPSHSYAGSLVMATELAEKGFLELRTVDITDTDAVLEQLTPSEGAAASMLWLESPTNPMLGVADIRALTTAAHAAGAVVVTDNTFSTPLVQQPLSLGSDVVLHSVTKYLSGHSDVVLGALVTSDAGLRATLLHHRTIHGGIAGPFEAWLALRGLRTLALRIERSQASAAVLAERLSAHPRVAGIRFPGLASDPGHDRAKAQMKGFGSVLCIEIGESGGLSGADAADRMVRALQLWLPATSLGGVESLIERRRRHAAEPLSVPDNLVRLSVGIENVEDLWADLEQALSTLDG, from the coding sequence ATGAGTCTCTCCGAAGAGCAGGCAGCCTCGCTGTCCGCCCAAACTGTCGTGGTGGCGGCCGGCCGTCCCCCGCGCACCCGCGACCAGCCGGTCAACCCGCCGCTCGTGCTGTCCTCCACCTATTTCGGCACCGGACCCCTGGGCGACGGCGACCGCGGCTACGGCCGGTACTCCAACCCCACCTGGGATCCGTTTGAGGAAGCCCTGGCCCAACTCGAAGGCGCCGAGCTGCCAGGGCTGCTGTATGCCTCAGGGCTCGCCGCCGTTAGCTCCGCGTTGTCCCTGGTGCCCGCCGGGGGAGTGCTCGTGATGCCCTCCCACAGCTATGCCGGGTCCCTCGTGATGGCCACGGAACTGGCCGAAAAGGGATTCCTGGAACTGCGGACGGTCGACATCACGGATACCGATGCGGTGCTGGAACAGCTCACGCCGTCCGAGGGAGCAGCAGCCAGCATGCTCTGGCTGGAAAGCCCCACCAACCCGATGCTCGGCGTCGCTGACATCCGCGCGCTGACCACGGCGGCCCACGCCGCAGGTGCCGTCGTCGTCACCGACAACACGTTCTCCACCCCGCTGGTGCAGCAGCCGCTGTCGCTGGGATCCGACGTCGTGCTGCATTCCGTGACCAAGTACCTCTCCGGCCATTCCGACGTCGTGCTGGGCGCGCTCGTGACGTCCGACGCCGGGCTGCGGGCCACGCTGCTGCACCACCGCACCATCCACGGCGGAATCGCCGGACCTTTCGAAGCCTGGCTCGCCCTGCGCGGGCTGCGCACGCTGGCCCTGCGGATTGAGCGGTCACAGGCATCCGCTGCTGTCCTTGCCGAGCGGCTGAGCGCTCATCCAAGGGTTGCCGGCATCCGTTTCCCGGGGTTGGCCTCGGATCCGGGCCACGATCGGGCCAAGGCGCAGATGAAGGGTTTCGGCTCGGTGCTCTGCATCGAAATCGGGGAGTCCGGCGGGCTCAGCGGCGCGGACGCCGCCGACCGCATGGTCCGCGCCCTGCAGCTGTGGCTGCCGGCCACGTCCCTCGGCGGGGTGGAATCACTCATTGAGCGGCGCCGCCGGCACGCTGCGGAGCCGCTGAGCGTGCCGGACAATCTGGTCCGGCTAAGCGTGGGGATCGAAAACGTCGAAGACCTCTGGGCCGACTTGGAGCAGGCCTTGAGTACTCTGGACGGCTAG
- a CDS encoding response regulator transcription factor yields MSRILIVEDEESFSDPLSYLLGKEGFEVEVVDNGLDAITEFDRNGADLVLLDLQLPGQSGTEVCRQLRQRSSVPVIMLTAKDAEIDKVVGLELGADDYVTKPYSSRELVARVRAVLRRQGEPEELISSTVHAGPVRMDVERHVVSVSGEQVSLPLKEFELLEMLLRNSGRVLTRGQLIDRVWGSDYVGDTKTLDVHVKRLRSKIEPDPSTPRYLITVRGLGYKFEP; encoded by the coding sequence TTGAGCAGGATCTTGATTGTCGAGGACGAAGAGTCGTTCAGCGACCCGCTGTCCTATTTGCTGGGCAAGGAAGGATTCGAGGTGGAGGTGGTGGACAACGGACTTGACGCCATCACCGAGTTCGACCGCAACGGCGCCGACCTGGTCCTCCTGGACCTGCAGCTCCCCGGCCAGTCCGGCACCGAAGTCTGCCGCCAGCTACGGCAACGTTCCTCTGTTCCGGTGATAATGCTGACGGCCAAAGATGCCGAAATCGACAAGGTTGTGGGGCTGGAACTCGGCGCCGATGACTACGTCACCAAGCCGTACTCTTCCCGGGAGCTTGTCGCCCGGGTCCGGGCCGTGCTCCGCCGGCAGGGCGAACCAGAGGAACTGATTTCCAGCACGGTGCACGCCGGCCCCGTCCGGATGGACGTCGAACGGCACGTGGTGAGCGTCAGCGGCGAGCAGGTCTCGCTTCCGCTCAAGGAGTTCGAGCTGCTGGAGATGCTGCTGCGGAACTCCGGCCGGGTGCTCACCCGGGGACAGCTGATCGACCGCGTCTGGGGCTCGGACTATGTGGGGGACACCAAGACGCTGGATGTCCACGTGAAACGGCTTCGCAGCAAGATCGAGCCCGACCCTTCCACGCCGCGCTACCTGATCACCGTCCGCGGGCTCGGCTACAAGTTCGAGCCGTAG
- a CDS encoding phosphoglyceromutase: MTYKLILLRHGHSEWNAKNLFTGWVDVDLNDQGRTEAVRGGELLVENNILPDILYTSRLKRAINTANLALETADRGWIDVKRDWRLNERHYGALQGKDKAQTLAEFGEEQFMLWRRSYDTPPPPLDDDSEFSQAGDPRYADLGEAIPRTECLKDVLDRLMPYWESDIKEDLKAGKTVLVTAHGNSLRALVKHLDGISDEDIAGLNIPTGIPLVYDLDENFAPVKPGGTYLDPEAAAAAIQAVANQGKK; the protein is encoded by the coding sequence ATGACCTACAAGCTGATTCTGCTGCGCCACGGCCACAGCGAATGGAACGCCAAGAACCTGTTCACCGGCTGGGTGGACGTTGACCTGAACGACCAGGGCCGCACCGAAGCGGTTCGCGGCGGCGAGCTTCTCGTGGAGAACAACATTCTCCCGGACATCCTGTACACCTCCCGCCTGAAGCGGGCCATCAACACGGCTAACCTGGCCCTCGAGACAGCCGACCGGGGCTGGATCGACGTCAAGCGAGACTGGCGCCTCAACGAACGCCACTACGGTGCCTTGCAGGGCAAGGACAAGGCCCAGACCCTCGCCGAGTTCGGCGAGGAGCAGTTCATGCTCTGGCGCCGCTCCTACGACACCCCGCCGCCGCCCCTCGACGACGACTCGGAGTTCTCCCAGGCGGGTGACCCCCGTTACGCCGACCTCGGCGAAGCCATCCCCCGCACCGAGTGCCTCAAAGACGTCCTGGACCGTCTTATGCCGTACTGGGAATCTGACATCAAAGAGGACCTCAAGGCCGGGAAGACTGTCCTGGTCACGGCCCACGGCAACTCGCTGCGGGCCCTGGTCAAGCACCTGGACGGCATCAGCGACGAGGACATCGCCGGCCTGAACATCCCGACCGGCATTCCGCTGGTCTACGACCTGGACGAGAACTTCGCGCCGGTGAAGCCGGGCGGCACGTACCTCGACCCGGAGGCCGCTGCTGCTGCCATCCAGGCCGTGGCCAACCAGGGCAAGAAGTAA
- a CDS encoding DNA polymerase III subunit delta' gives MTVWDDLQGQPAVVAQLRQAAQGEGLTHAWLFTGPPGSGRSNAAKAFAAALNCDQEDVSERGCGHCAACLTILGETHSDVAFVRTEKVTITIDEARELVATAGNRPSSARWRIIVVEDADRMAERTTNVLLKAIEEPTPRTVWMLCAPSPADVLVTIRSRCRAVALRLPPAADVAALLVKRDGVDPAVAERAARAAQSHVGIARRLARDPDARQRRLDTVRFPLGLRGVTAAVMMADKLVKIATEEANSSNDERDAAEKAALLATLGAPESGTLPPAMRAQVKQLEDDQKRRAKRSVTDSLDRTLTDLLSFYRDVLIIQMGNAVELVNVELRSELEEFARHSTADTTLARMDAINTARQRITTTNVAPLLAIESMASSLI, from the coding sequence ATGACCGTCTGGGATGACCTCCAGGGCCAGCCCGCCGTCGTCGCACAGTTGCGCCAGGCCGCCCAGGGTGAGGGGCTCACGCACGCCTGGCTTTTCACCGGCCCGCCGGGATCCGGCCGGTCCAACGCGGCAAAGGCCTTTGCCGCGGCGCTGAATTGCGACCAGGAGGATGTCAGCGAGCGCGGCTGCGGTCACTGTGCCGCGTGCCTGACCATCCTTGGCGAAACGCACTCGGATGTGGCCTTCGTGCGCACCGAAAAGGTCACCATCACTATCGACGAGGCCCGTGAGTTGGTGGCCACAGCCGGTAACCGGCCGTCCTCGGCCCGGTGGCGCATCATCGTCGTCGAGGATGCCGACCGGATGGCCGAACGCACCACCAACGTGCTGCTCAAAGCCATCGAGGAACCAACGCCCCGCACCGTGTGGATGCTCTGCGCGCCGTCTCCGGCCGACGTCCTCGTGACCATCCGCTCGCGGTGCCGGGCGGTTGCCCTCCGGCTGCCGCCCGCCGCCGACGTCGCGGCCCTGCTGGTAAAGCGCGACGGCGTGGATCCTGCCGTGGCGGAACGTGCGGCCCGAGCGGCGCAAAGCCATGTCGGCATAGCCCGGCGCTTGGCCCGGGACCCCGACGCGCGGCAGCGCCGGCTGGACACGGTGCGGTTTCCGCTCGGTCTTCGCGGCGTCACAGCAGCCGTGATGATGGCGGACAAGCTCGTCAAGATTGCCACCGAGGAAGCCAACAGCTCCAACGACGAGCGTGACGCCGCAGAAAAGGCCGCCTTGCTCGCCACCCTCGGCGCACCCGAGAGCGGCACCCTGCCCCCGGCCATGCGCGCCCAGGTGAAACAGCTCGAGGACGACCAGAAACGCCGCGCCAAACGTTCGGTGACGGACTCCCTTGACCGGACGCTGACGGACCTGTTGTCCTTTTACCGGGATGTTCTCATCATCCAGATGGGGAACGCGGTGGAACTCGTCAACGTTGAACTCAGGAGCGAGCTTGAAGAGTTTGCACGGCATTCCACTGCAGACACCACCCTCGCCCGGATGGACGCCATCAACACGGCGCGCCAAAGAATCACAACCACCAACGTTGCTCCGCTGCTGGCCATCGAGTCCATGGCCAGCAGCCTCATCTGA
- the tmk gene encoding dTMP kinase has translation MTTQSPGLFIAFEGGDGAGKSTQTAELAEALESQGLTVLRTREPGGTPIGEKLRSLVLDHGHGHIDAHTEALIFAASRAAHAGQVIRPALERGEIVLTDRYIDSSVAYQGAGRGLGTDAVREINEWATSGLQPHLTVLLDVDPEVGRRRRTAGDAAEDRLESEADEFHSRIRAAFLNLADAHPEKYLVLPAHLPVKELSARILERVESLLPLSGSVAR, from the coding sequence GTGACCACCCAGAGCCCCGGACTGTTTATCGCCTTTGAGGGCGGCGACGGTGCCGGTAAGTCCACGCAGACCGCCGAACTGGCCGAGGCGCTTGAGTCGCAGGGCCTCACGGTGCTGCGAACCCGCGAGCCTGGCGGCACCCCCATCGGCGAGAAGCTGCGCTCGCTGGTGCTGGATCACGGCCACGGCCACATTGACGCCCACACCGAGGCCCTGATCTTCGCGGCTTCCAGGGCCGCCCACGCCGGCCAGGTGATCCGGCCCGCCCTCGAACGCGGCGAGATCGTCCTCACCGACCGTTACATCGACTCCTCGGTCGCCTACCAGGGCGCTGGACGCGGCCTCGGTACCGATGCCGTCCGGGAGATCAACGAATGGGCAACGTCGGGGCTGCAGCCTCATCTGACGGTGCTCCTGGACGTGGACCCTGAAGTCGGCCGCCGCCGCCGCACGGCGGGCGATGCCGCCGAGGACAGGCTGGAATCCGAAGCCGATGAATTCCACTCGCGCATCCGTGCCGCGTTCCTCAACCTTGCCGACGCCCACCCGGAGAAATACTTGGTGCTCCCCGCGCACCTGCCGGTCAAGGAACTTTCCGCACGGATCCTCGAGCGCGTTGAGTCCTTGCTCCCACTGTCCGGCAGCGTCGCGAGATGA
- a CDS encoding DUF2516 family protein, with the protein MDGRALIYYVETGVYLLLALVALVIEVWAFFDCLRHKAPAFEAVSKRTKAFWLGLTGGALAVGLLSVLGGGGGGLLGPLGLFGLAAVTAASVYLADVRPAVTDAGRGGNRSQGPYGPW; encoded by the coding sequence ATGGATGGTCGCGCGCTTATTTACTATGTCGAAACAGGGGTCTATCTTCTCCTGGCCCTGGTAGCCCTGGTCATCGAGGTGTGGGCATTCTTCGACTGCCTCCGGCACAAGGCCCCGGCCTTCGAAGCCGTGTCCAAGCGGACCAAGGCTTTCTGGCTGGGCCTCACCGGTGGCGCCCTGGCCGTGGGCCTGCTCTCAGTACTGGGCGGCGGTGGCGGGGGACTCCTGGGCCCGCTGGGACTGTTCGGTCTCGCAGCGGTGACGGCGGCCTCCGTCTATCTCGCCGACGTCCGCCCCGCTGTCACGGACGCGGGCCGCGGCGGAAACCGCAGCCAAGGACCCTACGGCCCCTGGTGA
- a CDS encoding class I SAM-dependent methyltransferase, with translation MVQKAERVGSSGIRSGPQGAVRSGRPVGNVTRGTTNPNRMRRLDRWLAGPQAWRLRAAADPLVVDLGYGASPATAVELFERLSVVRPEVQVVGIEIEPERVRLAKELERPGLSFRLGGFELPVPGLPVLVRAFNVLRQYEEADVEGIWRLVQGRLAPSGLFIDGTCDEIGRRVTWVALDAERPLSLSLSMRFGSFDLPSDVAERLPKALIHRNVPGERIHSYLQAMDQAWLEAAPLASFGNRQRWSAMCRGLLDAGWPVHDGPSRWRLGELTVGWDAVAPRAHAGRVP, from the coding sequence GTGGTGCAAAAGGCTGAGCGCGTTGGTTCCTCTGGAATTCGGAGCGGCCCCCAGGGCGCGGTCCGCAGCGGGCGCCCGGTGGGCAACGTGACCCGCGGGACCACCAACCCGAACAGGATGCGGCGGCTCGACCGATGGTTGGCCGGACCGCAGGCGTGGCGGCTCCGGGCGGCCGCCGATCCCCTCGTGGTCGACCTCGGCTACGGCGCCTCCCCCGCCACCGCCGTCGAACTGTTCGAGCGCCTCTCCGTGGTCCGCCCGGAAGTCCAGGTGGTCGGCATCGAAATCGAGCCCGAGAGGGTGCGGTTGGCGAAAGAACTGGAACGGCCTGGCCTTAGCTTCCGGCTCGGCGGTTTCGAGCTTCCCGTCCCGGGCCTGCCGGTGCTGGTGCGTGCCTTTAACGTGCTGCGGCAGTACGAGGAAGCCGACGTTGAGGGTATCTGGCGGCTGGTGCAGGGCCGGCTGGCGCCCTCTGGCCTGTTCATTGACGGCACCTGCGACGAAATCGGCCGCCGCGTCACGTGGGTGGCCCTCGACGCCGAGCGGCCGCTAAGCCTGAGCCTGTCCATGCGCTTCGGCAGTTTTGACCTGCCCTCCGACGTCGCGGAACGGCTGCCGAAGGCCCTGATACACCGGAACGTGCCCGGCGAAAGAATCCATTCCTACCTGCAGGCCATGGACCAGGCCTGGCTGGAGGCGGCACCGCTGGCCTCGTTCGGGAACCGGCAGCGCTGGTCCGCAATGTGCCGGGGACTGCTCGACGCCGGCTGGCCGGTCCACGACGGGCCCTCCCGCTGGCGGCTCGGTGAACTGACCGTCGGCTGGGACGCCGTCGCCCCGCGGGCCCACGCCGGCAGGGTTCCCTGA
- the ispF gene encoding 2-C-methyl-D-erythritol 2,4-cyclodiphosphate synthase: MTTPNDVPPNAALSVIPRTGIGVDVHAYAPDEAPQPLWLGGLFWEGERGLSGHSDGDPVAHAAADALFSACGVGDLGTHFGTSRPEYAGASGVTLLAEAARIVRAEGFEIGNIAVQFVANRPKFGPRREESQRVLSEAASAPVSVTATTSDGLGFTGRGEGISAIATALVYRSGESGPGPVT; this comes from the coding sequence ATGACGACCCCTAACGACGTGCCCCCGAACGCGGCCCTGTCCGTCATCCCGCGCACCGGCATCGGAGTCGATGTCCACGCTTACGCGCCCGACGAGGCGCCCCAGCCGCTCTGGCTCGGGGGTCTGTTCTGGGAAGGGGAGCGCGGACTGTCCGGCCACTCGGACGGTGACCCGGTGGCGCATGCCGCGGCCGACGCCCTCTTTTCCGCCTGCGGAGTAGGGGACCTTGGCACACATTTCGGCACCTCCAGGCCGGAATACGCCGGCGCGTCCGGGGTTACGTTGCTGGCGGAGGCGGCCCGGATAGTCCGCGCCGAAGGGTTCGAAATCGGCAACATCGCTGTGCAGTTTGTCGCCAACCGGCCGAAGTTCGGACCCCGCCGCGAGGAGTCGCAGCGTGTCCTCAGCGAGGCTGCTTCAGCTCCCGTCAGCGTCACGGCCACCACCAGCGACGGGCTGGGCTTCACCGGCCGCGGTGAAGGGATTTCCGCCATTGCCACCGCTCTTGTCTACCGCTCCGGCGAGTCCGGACCGGGCCCCGTCACCTAG
- a CDS encoding cell wall metabolism sensor histidine kinase WalK — translation MLIGVIAGLIGLSLGIVGLLAFRVSEQQRQLTDMEFADPALPDGAAEVLAAVGRAFVVVDAIDGVVRASPAAYAYGLVRGHTLVHDQVLDMTARVRRDGVILEKQLELPRGPLGQGTIVVQVRAAMIAEEYILLLADDRTEFTRTEEVRNDFVANVSHELKTPVGGISLLAEALESSADDPEAVRRFAKRMHKESARLAALVQDIIELSRLQGANVAQQGRPVDINTVVSEAVDRSQLPAETKNIQLVVGGRVHAMVHGDQDLLVTALRNLIDNAIRYSPENTRVGIGVRAKEGLVAVSVTDQGEGLSPEDQERVFERFYRVDAARSRHTGGTGLGLSIVKHVISNHGGEVTLWSQPGQGSTFTIRLPEMEGQDDADALEAAKPSAPATRRAVPPAGEPRQAPQPQQPQRRNAAGVHEQGATA, via the coding sequence ATGCTCATCGGTGTGATTGCCGGCCTGATCGGCCTCTCGCTTGGCATCGTCGGCCTTCTCGCGTTCCGGGTCAGCGAGCAGCAACGCCAGCTTACGGACATGGAGTTCGCCGATCCCGCGCTCCCGGACGGGGCCGCTGAAGTGCTGGCCGCCGTGGGGCGCGCCTTTGTTGTTGTGGATGCGATCGACGGCGTCGTGCGGGCCAGTCCCGCGGCCTACGCCTACGGCCTGGTGCGCGGGCACACTCTGGTGCACGACCAGGTCCTGGACATGACGGCCCGGGTCCGGCGGGACGGGGTGATCCTGGAGAAACAGCTCGAGCTGCCCCGCGGCCCGCTGGGCCAGGGCACCATCGTGGTGCAGGTCCGGGCGGCCATGATCGCAGAGGAATATATCCTCCTGCTGGCCGATGACCGCACCGAGTTCACCCGCACCGAGGAAGTCCGGAATGACTTTGTCGCCAACGTCTCGCATGAGTTGAAGACCCCGGTCGGCGGCATCTCCCTCCTGGCCGAGGCGCTGGAGTCCTCCGCGGACGACCCCGAAGCCGTCCGGCGCTTTGCCAAACGCATGCACAAGGAGTCGGCCCGGCTGGCGGCCCTGGTCCAGGACATCATCGAGCTGTCCCGCCTGCAGGGGGCCAACGTCGCGCAGCAGGGACGGCCGGTGGATATCAACACGGTGGTGTCGGAGGCCGTCGACCGGTCGCAGCTGCCGGCCGAGACGAAGAATATCCAGCTGGTGGTCGGGGGCCGCGTGCATGCCATGGTGCACGGCGACCAGGACCTGCTCGTGACAGCGCTGCGGAACCTCATTGACAATGCCATCCGGTACTCGCCTGAGAACACCCGGGTGGGCATCGGTGTCCGGGCCAAAGAGGGCCTGGTTGCGGTGTCGGTGACGGACCAGGGTGAAGGGCTCAGTCCCGAGGACCAGGAACGGGTCTTCGAACGCTTTTACCGGGTGGACGCGGCACGGTCCCGGCATACCGGCGGCACCGGCCTTGGCCTGAGCATCGTGAAGCACGTCATCTCCAACCACGGCGGCGAAGTCACCCTCTGGTCCCAGCCTGGACAGGGATCCACATTCACCATCAGGCTTCCGGAGATGGAGGGCCAGGACGACGCCGACGCCCTCGAGGCGGCTAAGCCATCGGCGCCCGCCACGCGGCGCGCGGTTCCGCCCGCCGGAGAACCCAGACAAGCCCCGCAACCGCAACAACCCCAGAGAAGGAACGCCGCAGGCGTCCATGAGCAAGGAGCCACCGCTTGA